The following nucleotide sequence is from Nitratidesulfovibrio termitidis HI1.
TCGTGACCATCGGCATCGTCGAGATCGTGCGTATTGCGCTGATCAACAACGTGTTCGGGCTTACCGGCGGGGCCAACGGCATCTTCGGCATTTCGCGCCCGATGCTGTTCGGGTTCAAGATCGCCAAGCCCATGCACTTCTATTATCTGGTCTGGGCATACGTGGCGTTCTCCATCCTGCTGTTCCGCAGGCTGGAGAATTCGCGCTTCGGCCGCGCGCTGAACTACATCAAGGAAGACGACACCGCCGCCGAGGGCAGCGGGGTGAACACCGCTTCGTACAAGCTGTGGGCCTTCGTGCTGGGCGCGTTCTGGGCAGGCATGACCGGCACCATCTACGCGGCCAAGATGACCATCATCTCTCCGGAATCGTTTTCGTTCTGGGAGTCGGTGGTGCTTTTCGCCATCGTCATCCTGGGCGGCGGCTCCAACCGGGGCGTGCTGCTGGGGGCGTTTCTGCTCATCGGGCTGCCGGAATTCTTCCGTGAATTCGCCAGCGCCCGCATGCTGGCCTTTGGCCTGGCCATGGTGGTGATGATGATCTTCCGTCCGCAGGGCATGCTGCCGCCCAGGCCGCGAGCCTACACGCTGCCCGAGCGCATCCGCTGCATCACCGGCAAGGGCGGCGACGCCGCCGCACAGGCGGGGGGTGGGGTATGAGCCTGCTTGCGCTGCGCAACCTGACCAAGACCTTCGGCGGCCTGGTGGCCGTGAACAACGTGACCTTCGACGTGGCCGAAGGGGCCATCGTCGGGCTCATCGGCCCCAACGGGGCGGGCAAGACCACGGTGTTCAACCTGATCACCGGCAACTACAAGCCCGATTCCGGCGACATCTTCTTCGATGGCCGCACCATCAAGGGGTTGCCCACCCATCGCATCGTGCAGCAGGGCATTGCCCGCACCTTCCAGACCATCCGGCTGTTCCAGAACATGTCGGTCATCGAGAACGTGCTGGCGGGCTGCCACTGTCGCATGCAGTCGGGCATGCTGACGGCCATGCTGCGTACCCCGGCCCAGCGCGCGGAAGAAAGCCGCGCCCTTTTGCGCGCCACGCGCGAACTGGAGTTCGTGGGGCTGGCCGACGAGCACGCCAACCTGGCCAGGAACCTGTCCTATGGCAACCAGCGCCTGCTGGAGATCGCCCGCGCTCTCGCCACCGACCCGCGCTTCATCATTCTGGATGAACCCGCCGGTGGCATGAACGACCAGGAAACGGCGGCGCTCATCGACACCATTCGCGCCATCCGCGACCGGGGCATCACCGTGCTGCTCATCGAGCACGACATGAGCCTGGTCATGAAGGTGTGCGAGAAACTGGTGGTGCTGGAATACGGGGCGCTGCTGGCCGAGGGCGTGCCAGCGGCCATCAAGGATGATCCGAGGGTGATCGAGGCGTATCTCGGCGTCGATACCGACGATTAGAATCCGCCCCCGAAAGGTCCTTTTGCCCTCTGGCTGCGTCAGGCTCGTCCCGTGCGAAGGTCGAATATGAAAGAATACGCGTTGCGGTCGCCATCCGTAGGACTCATGAAGCATTCGTCCAACGGCTGCCGCACTCCCTCCGCCCGGAACTCGCCTTCCTTGCCAGAGAACAAAAATCCTCTTTCGGGAACGGATTCGCGGGCGGTCAGGCGACACGGTCACCAGCCCGGACATGGCGGTTGCAGCCATACCGGGCAGATGAACGACAACAGTATTGCCGGAACATGCCACCCCTGCGAGCCTTGGCTTTAACGGGTACCTGGAGAGACGATGTTTCTGGAATTGCGCGACCTGCATGTGAAGTACGGCAACGTCGAAGCCCTGCACGGCATCAACGTGCACGTGGACGAAGGCGAGATCGTGACCATTCTTGGCGCCAACGGCGCGGGCAAGACCACCACGCTGATGTCCATCAGCGGGCTGGTGCAGCCCAGCCAGGGCGGCGTCTACTTCAAGGGCAAGGCCCTGCACGAGATGCCCAGCCACGCCGTGGTGCGCGAGGGCATCACCCAGTCGCCCGAGGGGCGGCGGGTGTTCGGCACCCTGACCGTGCTGGAGAACCTGAACCTTGGCGCTTTCACCAGCAACGACAAGGCCCGCATCCGCACCACGCGGGACTGGATATTCGAGCTGTTCCCCCGTCTGCAGGAACGCAAGGACCAGCTTGCGGGCACCCTGTCCGGCGGCGAGCAGCAGATGCTGGCCATCGGCCGCGCCCTCATGGGCGATCCCAAGGTGCTGCTGCTGGATGAACCCTCGCTGGGGCTGGCCCCCATCCTGGTCAAGTCCATTTTCGAGACCGTGCGCGCCATCAACAAGACCGGCATGACCGTGGTGCTGGTGGAGCAGAACGCCCGCGCCGCGCTGAAGCTGGCCACGCGCGGCTACGTGCTGGAAGTGGGCCGGGTGGTCATGGAGGATTCGGCGGCGAACCTGCTGGCGAATACCGACGTTCAGGATGCGTATCTGGGCGGCTCTGGCCATTAGGGGCATGCCTTCAAATTGTCTTTTCGCCCGTTGGCGTCGTCAAACTTCGCCTGCCATGGCTTTGCTGTCCTTATCCGTAGGGTTCGCTTCGCTCACCAACGGCTAAGGCTCGGTCGAATACGAGAAGAGTATACTCCCTCATGGCAGGCTCGTTTTCCTCGCCAACGAGCGAAAATCCTAATTTGAAGCCACGCCCCTGAAAGTGCTCGCCGCTGAAAATCGCCCCATGTATAAGCAAACAAAAAGGCGCTCCGGAAACGGGGCGCCTTGCACTTTTGGGGTGGCCGGGCGGGGAAGGTTCACCCCGCCAGATGGGCGGCGATGGTGGCCATGAGTTCCTGGCGGGTGATGGGTTTGGTGAGCACCCCGTTGCAGCCCGCGTCGATGCAGCGGCGCAGGTCCTCGTGCCTGTCGTGGGCGGTCAGGGCCACAACGGGTACCGGGCGGCGGCCCAGCAGGCGTTCTTCCTCGCGCATGGCGCGCACGGTGTCCGTGCCGTCCATGTCCGGCATCACCACGTCCATCAGCACGAGGTCCACGGGATGCTCGCGGAAGATGCGCAGTGCCGCGCGACCGGAATCGGCCTCCAGGCAGCGCAGCGGCGTGTCGCGCAGCAGAAGCAGCAGCAAGGCCCGGTTGGGGGTGGCGTCATCGACGATGAGCACCGTGGCGGGGGGCAGCGGGTGGTCGGTGGCGGTGGTCATCCAGGACTCCGGAAAGCGGCCTTGTGCTCGGCGCGCTGGTGAGGGGTGCCGGACGGCGTGCGGCGGACGGGCGATGCAGTGGCGGAGGTCGCTCCTCCATGTGTCCTGCTTAGCCCAAGACTGCCCGTAGCCGCAAGGTGGGGTGAAGTGGCGCACCATGTACCGGCGGGGGTGCGGGGGCATGCATCCTTGGGGCCTTGTGGCGCAGTGGAGTGCATGGGCGCGGCGGCCCTTTTGCGGCCCGGCTGCTGCCGCGATGCAGGCCGCAGGGGCAGATCCGCTGGCCCGTGGTCGCCGTGCGATTCTCCGCGCGCCTCTTGCGCGGTGCGGGCGGGCATGGCACACCCGTGCGGTCGGCACGGCCTTTCCCTTCATCCTCAGCATGCCCACGCGGCGCAGGAGCAGCACATGGTCACCATCGGCACCCCCAACACCCCCTCCGCAACCCGCATCCTGCTGCTCGGCTCCGGCGAACTGGGCCGCGAGGTGGCCATCGAGGCCATGCGCCTTGGCGTGGAGGTGATTGCCGTGGACCGCTACCCCAATGCGCCCGCCATGCAGGTGGCCCACCGCAGCCACGTGGTGTCCATGCTGGACGGCGCGGCCCTGCGCAGGATCATCGAGGCGGAACGCCCCCACTGCATCGTGCCGGAAATCGAGGCCATCGCCACGGAAACCCTGCTGGAACTGGAGAAGGAAGGCTTTCGCGTGGTGCCCACGGCCCGCGCCGCCCGCCTGACCATGGACCGCGAGGGCATCCGCCGTCTGGCCGCGGAGGAACTGGGCCTGCCTACTTCCCCCTACCGCTTTGCCGCAACGGAAGCGGAATACCGCGATGCCGTGGCCGCCGTGGGCCTGCCCTGCGTGGTCAAGCCGGTGATGAGCTCGTCCGGCAAGGGGCAGAGCACCGTGCGCACCGATGCCGACGTCATGAAGGCCTGGGAATACGCCCAGACCGGCGGTCGCGCGGGTGGCGGCAAGGTCATCGTGGAAGGCTTCGTGGATTTCGACTACGAGATTACCCAGCTTACCGTGCGCCACGCGGGCGGCACCACCTTCTGCGACCCCATCGGGCATTTGCAGAAGGACGGCGACTACCGCGAATCGTGGCAGCCCCAGCCCATGAGCCAGGCCGCCCTGGCCGAATCCCGCCGCATGGCGGAGGCCGTCACCGGCGCCCTTGGCGGGTGGGGCATCTTTGGCGTGGAACTGTTCATCAAGGGTGACGCGGTGTACTTCAGCGAGGTGTCGCCCCGCCCGCACGACACCGGGCTGGTGACGCTGATGTCACAGAACCTCAGCGAATTTGCCCTGCATGCGCGGGCCATTCTGGGGCTGCCGGTGCCCGCGCTGCGCCAGAACGGCCCCGCTGCCTCGTGCGTGGTGCTGGCCGAAGGCGACAGCACCTCGCCCCGCTTCCATGGCATAGACGCCGCCCTGGCCGAGCCGGACACCGGGCTGTGCCTGTTCGGAAAACCTGAAGTCCACGGCAAGCGCCGCATGGGCGTGGCCCTGGCCCTTGGCGCAAGCATCGAGGAAGCCCGTGAGAAGGCCCGCCGCGCTGCCGCCGCCGTGCAGGTGCAACTGTAGCCCCTGTAGCCACTGACGGACACGCATCCCGACGCATTGCATGCGCCCGTTCCGGGGAACCGGAGCGGGCGTTTTGCGTTGATGGCGGGGGCGAGGAGCAGATGCACTGCGTGATGGTTGACGCAAGCCGCGACAGGCGGGACAGCCGCGACATGTGGGACATGTGGGACATGTGGGACAGGCGGGACAGGCGGCAGGCGACGCGGGCGTGACGGGTTACGCAGGTGAGGGCGTGGAACTGTTGCGAAGGGCGGGTGGGCTGCCGCGCGTTGCCCCGGCATTCGGTGCGCCGCCCCCCCTTTTCAAACGTGCGACGCGCCGCTATGGTGCGCGCCATGCCGAACCAGACCGAAATTTCCACCGCCATGACCCCGGCCGAAGCCCCGGCTTCCGCGCCTGTTGCCGAGTCCGCCTCCGCGCCCTTCTCCGCATCCGGCCCCATCCACGCCGAGGCCCCCGGCACCTTCCGCATCCACGCCACAGACGGCGCGGCCCGCACCGGCGTGCTGCACACCGCGCACGGCCCGGTGCGCACGCCCATCTTCATGCCCGTGGGCACCGTGGGCAGCGTGAAGGCCGTGGCCCCCGACGATCTGGACGCCATCGGGGCCGAGATCATCCTCGGCAACACCTACCATCTGTACCTGCGCCCCGGCGACGAACTGGTGGCCCGGCGCGGCGGGCTGCACGGCTTCAATGCCTGGAAGAAGCCCATCCTGACCGACAGCGGCGGCTTTCAGGTGTTCAGCCTGTCGGCCCTGCGCAAGATCACCGAGCAGGGGGTGGAGTTCCGCTCGCACCTCGACGGCTCCAAGCACCTGTTCACGCCCGAGAAGGTGGTGTCCATCCAGCGCAACCTGAACTCGGACATCATGATGGTGCTGGACGAATGCGTGCCCTACGGCGCGGACAAGCCGTACACCGAAAAGTCGCTGGCCCTCACCACCCGTTGGGCGCAGCGCTGCCGCGACGCCTACCCCAGGGGCTCGGCGGGCAACCTGTTGTTCGGCATCACCCAGGGCGGGTTCTTCAAGGACCTGCGCGAACGCTCCATCGGCGAACTGACGCAGATCGATTTCGACGGCTTTGCGCTGGGCGGGCTTTCGGTGGGCGAATCCAAGCCGGAAATGATGGACATCCTGTACCACAGCGCGCCCCTGCTGCCCGTGGACAAGCCGCGCTACCTGATGGGCGTGGGCACCCCGCTGGACATCATCAACGGCATCGCCGCCGGGGTGGACATGTTCGACTGCGTGCTGCCCACCCGCAACGCACGCAACGGCACGCTGTACACCTCGCTGGGCAAGATCAACATCAAGCGCAAGGAATTCGCCGAGGACGACGGCCCGCTGGACCCGGCGTGCAACTGCTACGCCTGCCGCACCTTCTCGCGCGCCTACCTGCGCCACCTGTACGTGGCCAAGGAGTTGCTGGCCTTCCGCCTGAACTCCGTGCACAACCTGACCTACTTCCTGGACGTGGTGCGCGGCGCGCGTGCCGCCATCGCAGAAGGGCGCTTTGCCGCGTACAAGGCGGGGTTCGAGGCGATCTATCCCGAGGAAGTGGTGGCGTAGGCCCAGGCCGCGCAGCAACCACGAATCAGTCCGAAATGACACGGGGCCGTCACGACAACGTGGCGGCCCTTTTCGTTTCTGCATGCGACGGTTGGTGTTGCCCCGCCCGGTCCCGCCCGGTCCCGTCAGGTCTCGTCCCGTCTGTCATGCCAGGTCATGTCATGCCATGCCAGGTCAGGTCTGGTCAGGCCGCGTCCTGCCCGTTTCCGGCAGCGCCTTCCTTGCTCGTGCCGTCCGTAAAGGTGGGCGTGGCCCGCTGGGCGCATACCCGATTGCGGCCCCCTTCCTTGGCGCGCATCAGCATCTGGTCGGCACGGCGGATCAGGTCGTCCAGCGAATCGTTGGCCCCCCGGTATTCCGCGGCCCCCACGCTGACGGTGCAGCCCACCCACGCATCGCGCACGGCCACCGGGGCGTCCTCCACGGCGGCGCGGATGCGTTCCGCCGTGCGCAGCGCGCGTTCCAGCGCCGTTTCCGGCAGCAGCACGCCGAATTCCTCGCCCCCCAGGCGACCGATAAGGTCGTTTTCGCGCAGTGACAGCCCCATCACGTCGGTGATGTGGCGCAGCACCATGTCGCCCGCCTCGTGCCCCCAGGTATCGTTGACGGCCTTGAAGTGGTCGGCGTCCAGCAGCAGCACCGAAAGCGGGCGACCATAGCGCAGGGCGCGCGCCGCCTCGTCCTCCAGCCGGGCCATGAAGTGGCGGCGGTTGGCCACGCCGGTCAGTTCGTCCGTGGTGGCCAGTTGCTCCAGGCGCAGGGTGTCTTCCACCTGGTCGGTCACGTCCAGGAAGAAGCTTTCCACCTCCTGCGCCTCGGGCGTGCCGGTGCGCCGGGCATACAGCGATATCCAGATGGCCTCTCCGCCGCGTCGGTACCAGCGCAGCCGCTGGCCGGTCACCACCTCTCCGGCGGTCAGGTCGTCCAGCATGGCCAGGCGGTCCATGGGTTCGGCGTAGAGGGGAATGATGGAATCATCCAGCACGGCACGGGCGTGGGCCACGTCGCGAAAGCCCAGCAGGGCCGCACCGTGCTGGTTCAGAACGTTGATGGTGCCGTCCCGGGTGGTGCGAAAGATGCCGATGGGCGCGTTTTCCACCAGTTCGCGGTGCTGGCGTTCGGCGTCGCGCAGGGCGGCTTCCGCATCGCGGCGGGCCGTGACCAGTTCGTTCAGGTGGCGGTTCAGTGCGCCGAATTCGTCGCGGCCGGTAAACAGGTTGCGCACGGTAAAGTCGCCCCGCGCAACGCTGCGCATGTATTCGGCAAGCTGGCCCACCCGGCCGGATGCCCCCGCGGTTGCCACCGCAAACAGCACGGCGAACAGGATGAGCATGCCGCCGATGGCCAGGATGGTGCCGTAGCGGATGGGTGCCACGGCGCGCAGCAGTTCTTCCTGCGGCACCAGCAGCACCAGCCGCCAGCCGGGGCCGGGCACCGCGCGCACGGCGGCCAGCACCCGTTCGCCGTCCACGTCCAGATAGGTGGCGCCATTGCCCGCGTTGTCGTCAAGCGTGCCGCCGATGGTGCGGCCGCTTTGGGCGGGCGCGTGGGCGGTATAGGTGCCGCGCGCCAGGTTGCGCAGGGGCGTGGTGTCCACGCGGTCGGCCAGTGCGGCCCCAAGCCCCGTGGCGGTGACGGAGTGCCCGTCGGCGGTAAGCACCAGCAGTCCGCTGCCCGAGGGCAGGGCCACGCCGGAAAGAATGGTGCGCAGCCCGTCGGTGGTGATGTCCAGTCCGAGCACGCCCAGCGGCTTGCCGCCCGCCGGATCGTCCACGGTGGCCACGGTGCTGACCACGGTCTTGCCGGTGATGAATTCGGTATACGGATCGGACCAGCCCACCACGCCGGGGTGCTCCATGGCCCTGCGGAACCACGGACGCGTCCTGGCGTCGAAGTCGGGTGGCAGTTCGCGCAGGGGCTGGATGGCATGGACCCGCCCCGACATGTCCGCGAAATAGACGAAGTAGGCTTCGGAACGCAACCGCAGGAAGCTGGACCAACTGGCCATCAGCCCCTGGTGATCGTAGGGCCGCCCGGAAAGGCAGGCCACCACGCGCGGGTCCTGGCGCAGGCTGGCCACGGCGCGGGCGTATTCACCCGCGTACTGGCTGACGATGGCATTGGCCAGGGTGTCGGCCTGCAGTGCCATGGCCGACTCGGCCCCGCGCAGCATGGCGTCCCTGGCGCGTACGTAGGAGAACGTCCCGAGCGCGACCAACGCAAGGGACGAAAGGATGGCAAGAAGCAGCAACAGGCGTTGCCGTAGGGAAATGACCCGCATGTCGGTCCTCGCGCCGGGGGAAGGGGCGCACGGTCAGGAGGCATGGCCGGAAGGCATGGTTTGGGGCGCATGGCTGTGGGCATGGCCAAACGTTGCGGAAACCTACAGGATGCGGCGCCGTGTCGCAAGCATTCCTCAAGGGCGGGCGCCGGTTGGCGGGCAGGGCGCGCCCTGGCTCGGACACACGGCCCTTTTGCCCCGGGCCCGCATTTTCCGTGTCGTTTCGTCCGCCGTCGCACGATAGCCGCACTGCCGCCATGCCCGGCCTTGCCGTCCTGCCGCCCGGTCCTGCCGCCTGGCCCTGTCTGCCCAGTCCTGTCCGTCCAGCTCTGTCCGTCCGTTCGGCCTGGCCGTTCGGCCTGGCTGTTCGGCCCGGCTTCCTGTCGCTTCCTCTGCCCCTTTGCCCACTTGACGAGCCGTGGTGCGGGCCTTTTCTTTTTTTGCAGCCACGTTGCCCGCATGGCGCGAGTCTGATAGGGCATGCATAAGGTCGGGTACATCCATTCGCCTGCTGCCGCGAGCATGGACCCCCGGCCAGTGCGCGCCGTCGGGAGGGGAACGGGCGTCCGCGCGGCGGACGGCCCGGCACCGGGGCCGTGCACCGTCACGGCCGTTCAACGCCCGCGACACCACAGGGCAAAGGGGCAAGGGGGATATGCCATGTCCGACCTCTCCGGAAAGTCCACCACGCCGAACGGGATGCACGACGCCCCCGAAAAGGGGGACACCAGTCACGCTGCCGCCAGCCCGACCGTCACCATTCCGGCTGCCGCCATGCTGGCGCGCAATCGCCTGTCCACTTCCAAAAGCCCGTACCTGCTCCAGCACGCGGACAATCCCGTGCACTGGCACCCGTGGGGCGACGAGGCCCTGCAACGCGCCCGCGACGAGGACAGGCCGCTGTTCGTCAGCGTCGGGTATTCCACCTGCCACTGGTGCCACGTCATGGCCCACGAATCGTTCGAGGACGACGAGGTGGCCCGCCTGCTCAACGACGCCTTCGTGTGCGTCAAGGTGGACCGCGAGGAACGCCCGGACATCGACGCCGCCTACATGGCCGCCTGCCAGATGCTGACCGGCACCGGGGGCTGGCCGCTGACCATCATCGCCCTGCCCGACGGGCGCCCCTTTTTCGCCGCCACGTACCTGCCCAAGCATTCGCGGCCCGGCCGCATCGGGCTGATGGACCTGGTGCCGCGCGTGCTGGAGGTGTGGCGCCACAAGCGCGACGACGTGCTGGATTCCGCCGACAGCATAGTGGACCATGTGCGCCGCCATGCCGAGGCCATGCTGCGTCCGCCCGCCGATGGCCGCCTGCCCGGCGCGGGCACCCTGCACGCCGCCTGCGAGGCCATGGCCTCTGAATTCGACGAGGCCAACGGCGGTTTCGGCGCGGCCCCCAAGTTTCCCTCGCCGCACAATTTGCTGTTTTTGCTGCGCTGGGCGCGGCGCAACGGCCATGCCGCCGGGCAGCCGGGGCTGACGCAGGCAGGCTCCGTGCCGACGGGAGAAGAATCCGGCGGGGCAAAGGCCCTGCGCATGGCCGCGCAGACCCTGCGGGCCATCCGGCGCGGCGGCATCCACGACCACGTGGGCTACGGGTTTCATCGCTATTCCACCGATGCCCGCTGGCTGCTGCCCCATTTCGAGAAGATGCTCTACGACCAGGCCATGCTGATGCTGGCCTACGCCGAGGCGTGGCTGGCCACCGGCGACGGCGAGTTCCGCCGCACGGCGGAAGAGACCGCCGCCTATGTCCTGCGCGACCTGACATCGCCGGAAGGGGCCTTTTACAGCGCCGAGGACGCCGACAGCGAACTGGATGGCGCGCACGGCGAAGGGCTGTTCTACACCTTCACCCTGGCGGATATCGAGGAAGCCTGCGCCCCGCTGGATGCAAGACCGGACGAGGACATGGGCGGTGACATGGGAGGTGACATGGGCGGTGACGGGGACGGTGGCGCAGCCCGTGCCCCCGGCGCGGACCCGGCCTGCATTTCCGACGCGGACCTTACGGCCCGGGCCTTCGGCTGCACGGCCTACGGCAATTACGACGACGAGGCCACCCGCAGCCGCACGGGTCGCAACATCCTGCACCTGCCCCGCGCCCCGCAGGATCTGGCGCGCGATCTGGGCCTGTCCCCGCGCGAGGTGGAGGAACGGCTGGAAGCGGCCCGCGCCGCCCTGTTCGATCTGCGCGCCCGCCGTCCGCGCCCCCATCTGGACGACAAGGTGCTGGCCGACTGGAACGGCCTGGCCATTGCCGCCATGTCGCGCTGCGCCCAGGCCTTCGACGCGCCGCATCTGGCGGAGGCCGCGGCCGCGGCGGCGGACTTCGTGCTCACCCGCATGGCCACTCCGGAAGGGCGGCTGCTGCACCGCTGGCGCGACGGCGAGGCCGCCGTGCCCGGCCTGCTGGACGACTACGCCTTCATGATCTGGGGGCTCATCGAACTGTACGGCGCCACCGGCGAGGTGCGCTGGCTGCGGCGTGCCCTGCGCCTGCAAGAGGTGCAGGACACCTTCTTTCACGACGCCGAGGGGGGAGGCTACTGGATGACCCCGGCGGACGGCGATGCCCTGCTGGTGCGCCGCAAGGAAGGGCATGACGGCGCGCTGCCCTCGGGCAACGCCGCCGCGCTGTTCAACCTGCTGCGCCTGGCCCTGCTGCTGGGGCGGCCCGAATACGGCGAACGGGCGCGGGGGGTGCTGCGCGCCTTTGCCACGCAGGTGCGCCATCACCCCATCGGCTCCACCATGTTTTTGTGCGGGGTGGATTTTGCGCTCAGCGGCGGACGCTCGGTGATCGTGGCGGGCGAGCCGGACCAGCCGGATACCGAGGCCATGCTGGCCGCCGTGCGGGGCACCTATGCGCCCACCACGGTGCTGCACCTGCGCACGACGGACAACGCGCGCGACCTTGCGGCGCTGGTGCCGTTCACCGCGCACCTGGCCCCGCTGGAAGACCGGGCCACGGCCTGGCTGTGCGAAAACTACGCCTGCTCCCCGCCCATCACCGATCCGGCGGAACTGAAGGCCCGCCTGCTGGCCGTGCGCCCCCTGGCGCAAGGGTAGCAGGCGGAATTGCCCTGACGGCATCTGCCGCAGGGACAATGCGGTACGGGCGGGGCAGGTGGGCTTTGCTGGTTATGTGGCCGTGCGGAATGGGAGCGGACTGTTTGCGCGAACGGTGTATTTTTTATTTGATGTTAACGTGTTACGACACCGCTTGCGTTTCCTCCGGCAACCGGATACACCCCCAGTCACGCTTGGTTTCGGATGACGACAGCAGGAGAGACCCCAGCCGGCGGCAAACGGCATGGGGCGCCGACGAAGTGAATCTTTCAGGCGAAAGGACTGCTGCCCGACGAACCTCTGGAGAGCCTCCATCCGTGGAGCACCGAAGGAGCAAACCGCCCGTGTCCTCGCAGGGAACCGGGGCGGCGAAACTCTCAGGTAAAAGGACAGAGTGCCACGCGTGACTCCGGCAGGCATGCGCCCGCCGCGCCCCGTGCGCAGCGGCTCCCGCCCGCGACCCGGCTGACTGGCCGATCCCTTGCGATCGTGCCCGGCGCCGGGGTGCCGCCGGAACCCACCGTGCCCCAGGCAGTCCCGCCCCGTGCGGACTGCCGTCCTCCGCTTCCACACCGGCTTTCCCGGCAGGCGAATCCGCCATGCTTTCCGACACCCTGGTGCCCGTACACCCGTGCCGGAAACGTGCGCATTCGTTCCGCCGCATGGGGTCGTCACAAATGCGTGCCGGAACCTTGCGTGGCGGAACGTGCGCGCGGCGGCCCAATTGCCGCCGCGCGGCACGGCCGCAACGCGAAGTTGGCAACGCCCTGTCTCCTGGGCGAGTCATGTGGTCGCAGGCCGGAGGGGCGGTCCCTTCGGCCTGTCGCCGTTTTTGGGCCTGCACAGGCCCAGGGAGAGGGGAAGGGACGAAAGGCGCACCGCCGCCGGTGGGTCAGCGTGGTGCGGCAGGCAGGTGGTACAGCACGAAGTGGGGCAGGGGCGTCCACACTGGGGTGCGCGCCCCGGCTGCCGCCAGCGCGTCGGCTGCCCAGGTGTTGCAGGTGCGAAAGGGGCTGAAGCGCCCGGTGGCTTCAAAGAACAGGCTGCCGGGCCCGTAGCCCGTGCCGCCGTTTTCCGCAGAGGCCCCGTTTTCCTGCGCGGCATTGCTTTCCTGCGTAGTCCCGATGCGCACGGGGCGTCCCTCGGCGTCGCGGTGCAGGCTGCCCGCCACGAAGGCCACAAGGTTCCGGTAGCCCTGTCGCGGCAGGTGCAGGATGCGGGTATCCGCGTCGGGCAGCGGCGGGCCGGACATCACCTCCACGTGCAGGGCCGCAGGCGCCAGGGCCAGAGCCTTCAGGGCCGCGCCGGGGCGCATCCTGTCCCAGGTGGGCGTGGCCAGGTAGAATTCCCGCGCACCCCAGCCTATGGCCAGGTGGGCGTTGTCCGGCAAGGCTGCCCGATCAGCCTGGCCAGCCAGAGTCGGCGGGCTGTCCCTTCCGCCGTCCGGCGTCTTTTCCGGTCCGTCGCCCGCCCTGTGACCCAACCTTCGCACGTCCGTCAGCCCCAGCACGTCCGCAACCCCCGGTTCCCCCGCCACCCGCGCGGGCAGCACGATGTCCGCATGCACCCCGTTGCTGATCACATGGATGGTCACCGGCGGAGCGTTGCGCGTTGGGGCTTCCGCCAATCCCGTATTTTCGCCGCCCGGAGTGCCCGATGTGCCCGATGTGTCGATAACGCCCGGCAGAGCGGACACGGGCGCACCGTTCAGCTGTTCCGTGGCGTTGCGCGCCGCGCCCCCAGGCAGGCAGCAAGCGGGCGACAGCAGTCCGTCAGTCGGACGCGGCATGGCGCCCAGCACGGCCACGGTCAGCAG
It contains:
- a CDS encoding sensor domain-containing diguanylate cyclase, translated to MRVISLRQRLLLLLAILSSLALVALGTFSYVRARDAMLRGAESAMALQADTLANAIVSQYAGEYARAVASLRQDPRVVACLSGRPYDHQGLMASWSSFLRLRSEAYFVYFADMSGRVHAIQPLRELPPDFDARTRPWFRRAMEHPGVVGWSDPYTEFITGKTVVSTVATVDDPAGGKPLGVLGLDITTDGLRTILSGVALPSGSGLLVLTADGHSVTATGLGAALADRVDTTPLRNLARGTYTAHAPAQSGRTIGGTLDDNAGNGATYLDVDGERVLAAVRAVPGPGWRLVLLVPQEELLRAVAPIRYGTILAIGGMLILFAVLFAVATAGASGRVGQLAEYMRSVARGDFTVRNLFTGRDEFGALNRHLNELVTARRDAEAALRDAERQHRELVENAPIGIFRTTRDGTINVLNQHGAALLGFRDVAHARAVLDDSIIPLYAEPMDRLAMLDDLTAGEVVTGQRLRWYRRGGEAIWISLYARRTGTPEAQEVESFFLDVTDQVEDTLRLEQLATTDELTGVANRRHFMARLEDEAARALRYGRPLSVLLLDADHFKAVNDTWGHEAGDMVLRHITDVMGLSLRENDLIGRLGGEEFGVLLPETALERALRTAERIRAAVEDAPVAVRDAWVGCTVSVGAAEYRGANDSLDDLIRRADQMLMRAKEGGRNRVCAQRATPTFTDGTSKEGAAGNGQDAA
- a CDS encoding thioredoxin domain-containing protein — protein: MLARNRLSTSKSPYLLQHADNPVHWHPWGDEALQRARDEDRPLFVSVGYSTCHWCHVMAHESFEDDEVARLLNDAFVCVKVDREERPDIDAAYMAACQMLTGTGGWPLTIIALPDGRPFFAATYLPKHSRPGRIGLMDLVPRVLEVWRHKRDDVLDSADSIVDHVRRHAEAMLRPPADGRLPGAGTLHAACEAMASEFDEANGGFGAAPKFPSPHNLLFLLRWARRNGHAAGQPGLTQAGSVPTGEESGGAKALRMAAQTLRAIRRGGIHDHVGYGFHRYSTDARWLLPHFEKMLYDQAMLMLAYAEAWLATGDGEFRRTAEETAAYVLRDLTSPEGAFYSAEDADSELDGAHGEGLFYTFTLADIEEACAPLDARPDEDMGGDMGGDMGGDGDGGAARAPGADPACISDADLTARAFGCTAYGNYDDEATRSRTGRNILHLPRAPQDLARDLGLSPREVEERLEAARAALFDLRARRPRPHLDDKVLADWNGLAIAAMSRCAQAFDAPHLAEAAAAAADFVLTRMATPEGRLLHRWRDGEAAVPGLLDDYAFMIWGLIELYGATGEVRWLRRALRLQEVQDTFFHDAEGGGYWMTPADGDALLVRRKEGHDGALPSGNAAALFNLLRLALLLGRPEYGERARGVLRAFATQVRHHPIGSTMFLCGVDFALSGGRSVIVAGEPDQPDTEAMLAAVRGTYAPTTVLHLRTTDNARDLAALVPFTAHLAPLEDRATAWLCENYACSPPITDPAELKARLLAVRPLAQG
- a CDS encoding DUF2459 domain-containing protein; translation: MPSPPPHPDQPPKPPHRPLRHALFRALFRALAWAVRGLALLPLGYLLTVAVLGAMPRPTDGLLSPACCLPGGAARNATEQLNGAPVSALPGVIDTSGTSGTPGGENTGLAEAPTRNAPPVTIHVISNGVHADIVLPARVAGEPGVADVLGLTDVRRLGHRAGDGPEKTPDGGRDSPPTLAGQADRAALPDNAHLAIGWGAREFYLATPTWDRMRPGAALKALALAPAALHVEVMSGPPLPDADTRILHLPRQGYRNLVAFVAGSLHRDAEGRPVRIGTTQESNAAQENGASAENGGTGYGPGSLFFEATGRFSPFRTCNTWAADALAAAGARTPVWTPLPHFVLYHLPAAPR